A part of Quatrionicoccus australiensis genomic DNA contains:
- the glyA gene encoding serine hydroxymethyltransferase translates to MFSAKDTLAKVDPELWQAMQAEVQRQEDHIELIASENYVSNAVMEAQGSQLTNKYAEGYPGKRYYGGCEHVDVTEQIAIDRLKALFGADAANVQPNSGSQANQAVLMAFCKPGDTIMGMSLAEGGHLTHGMPLNMSGKWFNVVSYGLDANEAIDYDKMEALAREHKPRLIVAGASAYSLRIDWERFAKVAKEVGAIFWVDMAHYAGLIAAGFYPNPVPFADVVTTTTHKTLRGPRGGVVLMKAEHEKAINSAIFPGLQGGPLEHVIAAKAVAFKEAATPEFKNYQEQVINNARVMARVLGEERGLRVVSGRTESHVFLLDLRAKNITGKEAEAALGRAHITVNKNGIPNDPQKPFVTSGIRIGSPAMTTRGFREIEAETIAHLIADVLDAPNDEAVAATVRAKVSELCRKFPVYGA, encoded by the coding sequence GCAGGCCATGCAGGCCGAAGTCCAGCGTCAGGAAGACCACATCGAACTGATCGCGTCCGAAAACTACGTGAGCAACGCAGTCATGGAAGCCCAGGGCTCCCAGCTCACCAACAAGTATGCCGAAGGCTATCCGGGCAAGCGCTACTACGGTGGCTGCGAACACGTTGACGTGACCGAGCAGATCGCCATCGATCGCCTGAAGGCGCTGTTCGGTGCCGATGCCGCCAACGTCCAGCCGAACTCCGGCTCGCAGGCCAACCAGGCCGTGCTGATGGCTTTCTGCAAGCCCGGCGACACCATCATGGGCATGAGCCTGGCCGAAGGCGGTCACCTGACCCACGGCATGCCGCTCAACATGTCCGGCAAGTGGTTCAACGTCGTTTCCTACGGCCTCGATGCCAACGAAGCCATCGACTACGACAAGATGGAAGCCCTCGCCCGCGAACACAAGCCGCGTCTGATCGTGGCCGGTGCCTCGGCCTATTCGCTGCGCATCGACTGGGAACGCTTCGCCAAGGTCGCCAAGGAAGTCGGCGCCATTTTCTGGGTCGACATGGCCCACTACGCCGGCCTGATCGCTGCCGGCTTCTACCCGAACCCGGTGCCTTTCGCCGATGTCGTCACCACGACCACGCACAAGACCCTGCGCGGCCCGCGCGGTGGCGTGGTGCTGATGAAGGCCGAGCACGAAAAGGCCATCAATTCGGCAATTTTCCCGGGTTTGCAAGGTGGACCGCTGGAGCACGTCATCGCGGCCAAGGCCGTTGCCTTCAAGGAAGCCGCAACGCCGGAATTCAAGAACTACCAGGAACAGGTCATCAACAACGCCCGCGTCATGGCCCGCGTGCTGGGTGAAGAGCGCGGCCTGCGCGTCGTTTCCGGTCGTACCGAGAGCCACGTCTTCCTGCTCGACCTGCGTGCCAAGAACATCACCGGCAAGGAAGCCGAAGCCGCACTCGGCCGTGCCCACATCACGGTCAACAAGAACGGCATCCCGAACGACCCGCAGAAGCCCTTCGTCACCTCGGGCATCCGCATCGGTTCGCCGGCCATGACGACGCGCGGTTTCCGTGAAATCGAAGCCGAGACCATCGCCCACCTGATCGCCGACGTTCTCGATGCACCGAACGACGAGGCCGTTGCCGCCACCGTGCGTGCCAAGGTTTCCGAGCTGTGCAGGAAGTTCCCGGTGTACGGCGCCTGA